In Labeo rohita strain BAU-BD-2019 unplaced genomic scaffold, IGBB_LRoh.1.0 scaffold_66, whole genome shotgun sequence, the genomic stretch cctGCCGGTTCCAggttgtgtgtgtatacacactggGGGGGAAAGATCTACGAatgatgagtaaaacatttacaactggtgcattgtttacactttagatgaggggatgcagaaagatttgtaaatgatttattcatgtgttCTTCAATGGAGGGTAAACATTTCAACGACTgacatttcaattatttaaaattgattaataatatattaactagtaacttattaaccattgactaaggatctgtttgattatttcatgatattctatttttttaaagataacttACGACAGATTTGTAAATCGTTAGCATAATACTAAATCATTTGTGAACGTATAGCGATGTTTTGTATCATTATCTAATCACTTGTAAATGATTTAAAGCATAGataaaaatactaacatatcacttattaatcgtTTATGAAtgcatagtcatgttttgtaaatgattagttaaaTAACTATTagataattaactaattacttgtaaattacttgtaaatgaattaacaaaacatacacattgttagcatatcacttagtaatcttttataaatgttttgtaaatgattatttcatcattaactaattgcttataaatgacttacaactgaacattattataaagtgttaccaaatattttcaaaaaaaagcggttgttttaaattgcaataatgatTCACATTATTCACGGCATTTGGTACATTTGCTTCTCGGTGGGCAAAACAGACgtttttcaaatacattaaacaaTCTTTCCAATCCCAAGCTTTTGAATCATAGtgtataaatgactttttttaagcGTAAGTTTAAAGTATAGGTGATGCTGCAGCAGACTCTCCCTCTGTTAATGTGAAGCAGATTAAATGCAGTGAAGTCAGGACGTGCGGATGGCTTTGGCTATAGTAGCGTACGTCACGTTGGCCGGAGCAGGAGCCGCGGCTCTGGAGCGTCTGAGGAACCGGAGACTGGAATACTGTACTTGTGCTGTCTGGAAAACAACAACATCTCCCTGCATTAGTATATCAATAGTAATATGTCAGTCTCAGAgcacaaaaacatcacaaactACTGATTACACAgacaaatggaaaaaacaatGCTTCCGTATGGAATTCCATTGTTATGTCAttgctgttttgttgtgttcTAATGCCATGTTCTGAGTTATGCCATTCTTATGCTCCATTTTTTCTAACCCACCTTGACATTTGAGATTTCTTTCGCACATCTGATGCAAGAAACCCTGGAAGACCCTGAAAGAAAAACACCGATGTAAAACGTTGTGCAGCACTATGTGGTTGAATCCGGTTTTAGTTGGGGCCTCACGCTGTTTTAGAAGTGGAGGGTTCACGGTTTCTTACCTCGCCCGTAACAAAGCGCACACACGCAGAGACTGCCGCAAAACCCACATGCAACACAAGCGCAGACCAAGAGCGTCCTGCAGCCCACGCCAGCCGAGGAGCGCTGCTGTTCAGCGtctgaaacacaaaaccaaTGGAAAGAGCTGCAGTTTCACTGGAACAGAGACTATGAAATACTAAGCCTTGAGAAACTCTCTAAATATGTCTTCTGTGGTTTCTAACTTTCAAGACCAGTTGTCTGAGAACAAGAAGATTGTTTCCATGAAGACGTGTCAGCAAATAAAACATTCACTTTAGCACTGTATTCCGACAGCTGCTGCACCTTTGTGAATTTTTActgtgctttattttattataaatatggtGATTTGTTATTAAGTAAAATTGCCAAGTATCATTTGTAAATGTACTTCCAATTTAGCAGCAAGTCTTACGCACTTCCTTTGCTTCTTTACCATGCCGATTAAGGAAGAGAGCGTAGCGTTCGTTCTGGAGAAGCGATCCATTAAAACCCAGAGCACGGTGACCATTCCTGCTCTGAAGTTTAGATTTCATATAAAATCAGGATGTTTTGGCTGATGTGAAGAGCACTAACCTGCAAATGTGAGTCTGACAGCAGTCCCAAAACGCATGGCCTTCGCGCCGATGCGGACAGCGCAGTAGTACAGCCCCAGATCCGACTCTCGGACCCCGGTGATGGCCAGGGTGATGGAGTCCAGCCTCCTGTCTTCCTCCAGCCGAAAGTGACTCTCATCCTCATTATAGTAAGTAATGAAGTCTTTTTTCTGAAGGTTTCCTCTCGCTGCTGATACGAGTAAAGTAATCTTCTCCGAGCTCAGTCGATACCATGCCATCTCAGAGCTGGAGTTCAGGTAACAGGACAGAGAAACGTTCTGCTCCTGCTGGACGCTCACATTCACAGTGGCTGCACACATCACGTACTGTGTGCTGATGCCTAGGAAAGACAACACGTACACAATATCACAATTATTCACTCGCAAGTTGTCACTAGGaaattgcaaatatatatatgtattgatAGAGGTCTATTTATGGACATGTATACTCACTGACTAAAAGGATTAGTCTGAAAGTGCTCATGTTCCAGTCTCTGTGTCAGATGCAGTCGGTCTGCTCTGAGAGGTGGGAGCAGGGGGTCTTACTTATAAATGCTGAGGTCTGCCACCACCACACAGGTCAGGCTTTCACTTATAAACCACAGTGTTGCACATTTCCACAGTCGCTGCGCTGGTGTTTACTGAAAAGCGAAGAATCGGTTTCCTGATGCACAGCACCATGCttaagtttcatttttgaggAACAAGGAAACTCTAGAGCAGCTCTGTTTACACCGTCCCTGAGTCAGCACGAACACACGAGCTGACGAACAGACGTTTGATGAACAGTCCTCCCGTGCAGATGTGCGACAGACAGCCAGactatgtttttgtcatttcttcTAACCATTTATATTTCGATTTTGTTCAAAGCAGCTAATAATGCATCCAAGGTATTGCAGTACATGCGCAGATGTGTGGTCCCTGAGAACTTTGATTTTACACCATACCAGTGCAAATGCAGGAACAAAGGCCCAGCCGCTGGGCTAGATCAAAGCTTCAGTTTCATTTTGCAGGAAACTGAGCATTTCATGACCCTTTTCTCTAGTTCCTGTGTGTCTTTAGGATGGTTTGACCGGATTTTATGACCTCTGTCGGTCCATTGCTGTATTTCGGGCATTGTTGAGTTCGTTTAAAGTGCAGTTTGAGTCACTTGGTTACCTCTAGGTCAgaggtgctcaaccctggtcctggagatcgactttcctgcagagttcagctccagccctgatcaaacacacctgtctgtaattatccagtgctccttcagatcctaatgagctggttcaggtgtgtttggtcagggttggagctgaactccgCAGGAAAGctgatctccaggaccagggttaaGCACCCCTGATCTaggtttttcttctttcttcttctcttctaTAGATATCTTTAAGAATAGATCTTAATGTCTTTGTCACAAAATCATTGCTCTCCAAACCATTATCACAGCCAAGTATCTTAGCCAAGCAGCTCATCTTTGCCGCATATTGAAAATTTGACACACATTAAAAGTATCGTCACAGTTGTtcggaaaagaaaagaaaccgTGTtgaaatgtgctcaccctcaggctaaACTAGACATACATGaatttgttcatcagatttggtgATGCACATAAAATGACCCTTGATGATGCTGATGCCTGCGTCTCTGAACGACATGGTCAGGGAAGTGAAGCTTTTCACGTGAAAGGGAACAGAGGGCTACATTACATAGGGGCTTGTTGATTTTGTTAATGTAACTGCTACCTTTGCCCAGACTTCTTCACAAGACCCTGAGGAAGACCCCAAAtcaagtctcaagtcaagttCTATTTTTAGCATAGAATAGTTCATTCAGCTAGTTTCTGCCAGTTTACGAGGCTAACAGTTTTGAAATATATGGGTTTATATGCAATATACAAAATACAAGAGTGCTGTTtaatttaaagtgcccctattatgcgttttcaaatatgtcctttcatgcagtgtgtcatgtagctgtatgtgaacataaactatctgcaaagttgtgaagccgacagtgcacgataaataaagttattgtctatcaaaaaaaaaaaaaaaaagagtcggctcacatttgcctgaacgagtcgtcaggatttcgaatctttttctgttacggccacacgtcaccaagtaacacatttgcataatgtccacccacgttctacgtcgcgaacaacttgcccgcccatacatttccatgtggtttacgtcacatggaaatttacacgtacattatacggaagatgctgtatcctacgctgtgagtaaaactgttttatattcacttccaaaagatgatgaatctacaaagattgtattttctggcgatcgttcaaaatacgtagttctgtatgttatgttgtgtaacaaccctgcacatgtcatgctaacaggctaaatcacgcttctgtagttctgttgttcagctgtggacccactgtagtctgacaatttgtgattgatgcagcttgactgtctgtctgtctcattagttggagtaataataaaggatggcgcacgaagcggctttcacaccgaatgcagaaagcgctgtgctatgaaacccattcgtttcaatGCCTTCCGCCCTGCGTGGACGGCTAGTTTCTGCCTCGACCAAAGCGCACGCGCCGCGGAGCGCGCacgccatcttttctatgtattgacaagtatccagggctgtcagtcagttatggcaaagGGCGTTTCGTTTTTCGACACGCcgtacgcggtagaccaatcataaaggactgcgccatctgaccaatcacagcagtgagggctcacggaaaggaggggtttagagagactgattcttcgaactgcttcgcacgagtcgtttaggaatcatttagaaatggggtaaaatgaaatctatttttggagaaaactgaaatgttttttgaccttgcatacatgtaaacctgttttgggagtctattaaaacaatattagcaacctttaaaatggcataataggggcactttaagctGTTTGAGTTGACCTGGTTTGCTGTAGCTCTCAGGCAATAATGGGTAAGGTGTTTGTGATATTGTTGCTGATAAGGTGACGTACTGCACCGCAGAAGACAGTTTTGCACAGTAAATGTGTCAATCTGGTGCACTTAGTGAGAGTGCAAACTTAGGAGCTCCAACCCATTTTCATTATCCATATAAGCTGTAAATGCTCAGCCTACTCGAACCGCTTGAgagaataatattaatattaacattaccATCAATACCCCTGtcaaacataataaaatgttgGGAATAAGAATTTAATTGtccataatttattcatttgccAAACAGTGGTCATTTAAAATGTGCCAGATTGTGGTGATGTAGGTGGTTGCATGTTTTTGTTCTTCAAGGAAGTGTAAGGTGAAGTGCTGACATAACCTGCTCCACTGCCTAGAGGCAGTGTAAAAGACTAAGTGAAAAAGTTGTATATTTCCTCCTTCATTATTTCATGCAGGAAGGCAGCACGCTTGTGGGCTTAACGTGGGCTTGTTTCCACCGAGGCAACCTCAAGACAAATCTGAGCGCAGCAGCGCAACAGCTTGTTCTGGATGTCGGCCGCTATAAAGAGGCTCTACATCACATGGAATCTGAGTCTGAGAGAGGAAAACAAATCTGGGACGCAGCCTAAGGTAGCAAGTTTTAGACTGACAGTAGACACAGTCTCCTGAGGACAGAGCAGCGATGGAGAAGCTTTGGCCTCTTGTGAAGAAAGCACTGTCAGCCGCTAGCAATTTATGTTCTCTGTTTGATGGGGAAAAGAAATCAAATGTTATTGTAGCAAGTCTGGAAAGTGTGTTATGTTGTTAGGTGTGATTTAAGCATGTGTGGTCTGTTCCTGTGGTATGAGTTCTTTCTAAATCGGGGCTTTAAGGGGTGGGTGTTCTTCTGAAGAATGAGTCTGTGCACTCGTGTGTGGGTGGAAAAGTTCGAGAAGTCTTTTCACTTATTTTGATCACTACATTGTGTAGGCTAATGTGTTACCTGCAACCACTCAGCTTgcaaaaacaaactaacaacatataaagtaaacttttttttttaacaagttagTATATTTGCCTTTTAAAaattgttcttatttttattttattttatttattatctttattttattgttattttaacattttttgtagtcatttttttgtcataatatcaAGCttcttttacatggtgtttttgattattttttattcttattttagcctttttttcttcctcattTCAACCATGTTTTTGTCAAAACCATGTCAATTTGACAAGTGATTCTGCACTAGGCGAGGAAAGGTAAATCCCACTGTAGTGATTGTTCTGTAGAATTGTAAGTCTACTTTTGGGcgattatttattttcctttatttatttatttatttatttattattattattactttattttattttatttttttttctctacagAAAAGCATCAGTCAGGGAGTTATGGCAGCTTCTATGAAACAGGGAGTCCTGTCTCTTATACCATccacaaaaagtgttcttgtagcttcataaaattacgactgaaccactaatgtcacatggactattttaacaatgtccttactacatttctatGCCTTGACTGCGGTAGgaccgttgctgtctatgcacggtcagagagctctcagatttcatcagaaatatctgatgtgttctgaagatggacgaaggtcttacaggtttggaatgacatgagagtgagtaattaatgacagaattttcatttttgaaaatctCTTTAAGGAAGTCCATTATAAAATCCTAAAATCTACGCTGTTAACTCCTccatttctgaattttctaaTACTGACAAGACTTATGTAACAGAAATGTTGCTCTGTTAAGTGCACGACACAAAGCAAAACAACTACAAACAATAACCGGCGAAGACTACAACAGAACAGGGAGTATAAAAACGTAGGCAAACGAGGGACATAATCAGGGCAACTAAGGAAAACTAGGTCAATGGAACAAAACAAGGCAGGAAAACAGGAACATGGAATAGGGAACTCTCATTCTTACACATTTCTGTTCTCAGCTGTTCCCCAGTAAATGCATACACACACTTTTGCTTTGTTgcttgagattttgaagtccaaatgaagtgcatccatccatccatcataaaaagtgatCCACGCGGTTCTGGGGGGttaatctcaacacccattcatatacacttaggatagcttgagggtgagtaaatcatgaggtaatttcatttttggttcaACACTATGGTAATGTGCAACCAGTGTCTGAAGTATTATCCcaaatacattatttacatgAACAATTGACATAATTTCTGATGACACTACCAggttaaatgtttcaaaagaatCAAATGATATAAACCACATCGAAATCTTATACCGACTTCACCACCTAGTGGTTAGAAATgataaatgcattcaaactcAGAACTGCTCAGGTAATTTACATTAACTGCATGTAAGCATAAACATCTTGTACGTAAACTTCAAATAAAGAGAGATTCAGTTTCTAATATGACAAGAGGAAAATTCAAAATCCAATACTGGGTgaggtaacgctttagattacaaccggcaaagaactacgtaagtaaactgaagttacggtgtatgtttctgtaaataataacgtgtagtcatgataacattatgtagacctattcttggaaacgagctggcaacagaaatcacacagaacagaatgaaatgttataatttcatatgaagtaaacgttaaat encodes the following:
- the LOC127161507 gene encoding V-set and immunoglobulin domain-containing protein 8, with protein sequence MSTFRLILLVSISTQYVMCAATVNVSVQQEQNVSLSCYLNSSSEMAWYRLSSEKITLLVSAARGNLQKKDFITYYNEDESHFRLEEDRRLDSITLAITGVRESDLGLYYCAVRIGAKAMRFGTAVRLTFADAEQQRSSAGVGCRTLLVCACVACGFCGSLCVCALCYGRGSSRVSCIRCAKEISNVKTAQVQYSSLRFLRRSRAAAPAPANVTYATIAKAIRTS